A stretch of DNA from Halorubrum sp. BOL3-1:
TTCCTGTATAGGAGCACGGTCAAAATAGGTCGATACGCCACGAACACGAGGGTTTTTATCCGATCCGGCCCTCCCGATAGGTACATGAATGCCGGTGGGGACAACGGCGGCGACGAACCGCGAGAGAAGTGCGGCGTCGTCGGCGTCTCGCTCGCGGACCGGGAGGCCGCGCGACCGCTGTACTACGCGCTGTACGCGCTCCAACACCGCGGCCAGGAGTCGGCCGGGATCGTCACGCACGACGGGTTCCAACAGCACAGCCACGTCGAGCGCGGCCTCGTGGGCGACGCGTTCGAAAAGGGGGACCTCGAATCGCTGTCGGGCGGCGCCGGTATCGGCCACGTCCGCTATCCGACCGCGGGAAGCCTCGACAAGAGCTGCGCGCAGCCGTTCTCGGTCTCGTTCAAGTCCGGCTCGCTCGGTCTCTCGCACAACGGGAACCTCGTCAACGCCGACGAGGTCCGCGAGGAGCTGGCGGCGGCTGGCCACGCGTTCACCTCCGACGGCGACACCGAGGTGATCGCCCACGACCTCGCGCGCAACCTCCTCGAAGAGGACCTCGTCCGCGCGGTCAAACACACGATGAACCGCATCCACGGCTCCTACTCTCTGGCGATCACCCACGACGACACGGTGCTGGGCGTCCGCGACCCGCTCGGGAACCGACCGCTGTGTCTCGGGAAGCTCGACGACGGCTACGTGCTCGCCAGCGAGTCCGCCGCCATCGACACGCTCGACGGGGAGCTGATCCGCGACGTGCGCCCCGGCGAACTCGTCGTGTTGGGGCCTGGAGGCGCCGGCTACGACACGTATCAGCTCGTCGAGCGCGACGCGACCGGCCACTGTTTCTTCGAACACGTCTACTTCGCCCGCCCCGACTCCGTCATCGACGAGAACCTCGTGTACGAGGTGCGGCGGTCGCTGGGCCGGAAGCTCTGGGAGGAGTCCGGTGTCGAGTCCGACGTGGTGATGCCCGTTCCCGACTCG
This window harbors:
- the purF gene encoding amidophosphoribosyltransferase, with the translated sequence MNAGGDNGGDEPREKCGVVGVSLADREAARPLYYALYALQHRGQESAGIVTHDGFQQHSHVERGLVGDAFEKGDLESLSGGAGIGHVRYPTAGSLDKSCAQPFSVSFKSGSLGLSHNGNLVNADEVREELAAAGHAFTSDGDTEVIAHDLARNLLEEDLVRAVKHTMNRIHGSYSLAITHDDTVLGVRDPLGNRPLCLGKLDDGYVLASESAAIDTLDGELIRDVRPGELVVLGPGGAGYDTYQLVERDATGHCFFEHVYFARPDSVIDENLVYEVRRSLGRKLWEESGVESDVVMPVPDSGRAFASGYADAASETTPDGDPRDPDDGGVEFAEGLMKNRYVGRTFIMPTQDERERAVRLKLNPIRSTVEGKSITIIDDSIVRGTTSTQLIQLVREAGAEEVHLRIGAPQILAPCYFGIDMATREELIGADKTTEEIREAVGADSLSYLSIDAVADALSESRADLCLGCVTGEYPFDVEGEATDRDVEAPTPNATPADD